In Aedes albopictus strain Foshan chromosome 3, AalbF5, whole genome shotgun sequence, the following are encoded in one genomic region:
- the LOC115261481 gene encoding uncharacterized protein LOC115261481, producing MVELCINSSYFRFRDKIYQQTFGTAMGSPLSPILADYVMEDLLESVTKKLNFSIRVLKKYVDDLFLILPRSEVQRTLDAFNEYNPHIQFTIEMEKDGKLPFLDTLTIRSDNQSVKTQWYSKPISSGRLLNYYSFHPMSMKMNVAANFIERVMRLTTDGSTEQQKQKIFHILRLNNYPSSLINRLINRIPINRIHNTAHQAAHPTVSPNANDEVNSDYAPLTQQQTSILPPTSVPPNSPPPRQNSTATASPPLPCSSTTTSAPNILINDIPAHHQATTTPVAEDHHQTNPVTYRSMPHIPMLTRTISNILKKDYNNVKIATRNIKTTKTLLKPVKDPIPPLDQNNVIYSIPCNDCNNVYIGMTTNHLKRRICGHRSDINKLVNLASDNTQAKTALTQHITTEQHTFNLDNTKIIDRTFRSTALPMLEMCHIQNTPNTVNYRTDVDGLNTTYAGILHTIKTNLSRRKPRSNNDSTTTYNLGFDQNEQST from the coding sequence ATGGTAGAACTCTGCATCAACAGCAGTTACTTCCGTTTCAGAGATAAGATCTATCAGCAGACGTTTGGGACTGCAATGGGTAGCCCCCTCTCCCCCATACTAGCAGATTACGTTATGGAAGATCTACTAGAATCCGTCACTAAAAAGCTGAATTTTTCGATCCGGGTTCTGAAGAAATACGTGGACGATCTCTTTCTGATTCTACCGAGATCAGAAGTGCAACGAACGTTGGACGCATTCAACGAGTACAATCCACACATCCAATTCACCATCGAAATGGAAAAGGATGGCAAACTCCCTTTCCTAGACACACTAACGATCCGCTCCGATAATCAATCCGTAAAAACACAATGGTATTCAAAACCCATCTCATCCGGCAGACTCCTCAATTACTACTCCTTCCACCCGATGTCAATGAAGATGAATGTTGCAGCCAATTTCATTGAACGTGTTATGCGACTCACCACTGACGGCTCCACCGAACAACAGAAACAAAAAATATTCCACATCCTACGCCTAAACAATTATCCGTCATCACTCATTAACCGCTTGATCAACCGCATCCCCATCAACCGCATCCACAACACCGCTCATCAAGCCGCTCATCCAACCGTCTCACCGAATGCCAATGACGAAGTGAATTCCGATTATGCACCGCTCACTCAACAACAAACGTCGATCCTGCCACCCACATCTGTTCCACCAAACTCGCCACCCCCTCGCCAAAACTCCACCGCCACCGCCTCACCACCGCTACCATGCTCGTCAACGACAACATCAGCTCCAAACATCCTCATAAACGACATTCCAGCACATCACCAAGCGACTACCACTCCAGTAGCAGAAGATCATCATCAAACCAATCCGGTCACCTACAGATCGATGCCGCACATCCCCATGCTCACTAGGACCATCTCGAACATCCTGAAAAAAGATTATAACAACGTAAAAATAGCCACACGAAACATAAAAACGACAAAAACGCTGCTCAAACCAGTCAAGGACCCAATACCCCCACTAGATCAAAACAACGTGATCTATAGCATTCCATGCAATGACTGTAATAATGTATACATCGGAATGACCACAAATCATCTGAAAAGACGAATATGTGGTCACCGATCAGATATAAACAAACTTGTAAACCTGGCATCGGACAACACACAAGCAAAAACAGCCCTCACCCAACACATAACCACCGAACAACACACATTTAACCTAGATAACACGAAAATCATAGATCGCACTTTCCGATCAACTGCCCTCCCCATGTTAGAAATGTGCCATATCCAAAACACTCCCAACACAGTCAACTACCGCACAGATGTGGATGGACTGAACACAACCTATGCCGGTATACTCCACACTATAAAAACAAATCTTTCTCGTAGAAAGCCAAGAAGCAATAATGACAGCACTACTACATACAACTTAGGATTTGACCAAAACGAACAGTCGACATAG
- the LOC134284206 gene encoding pickpocket protein 28-like: MPIVVNYENQQISVTDFPFPAFTICHPCQIFKPIPMKKFLERCAFNGPSSCEHLLHYVMTDMGLCVSFNLLQNHRIFRNGSFGGLNDLNAKHVSLHGSSNSTLSDLDVWFPEEGYIRSQTNGMLPLRGLGAGKYRAFDLILTTYKEDMSYECKSSPIRGHSIILHSPADYPFMVNSVVIPFEHVTQIAAKPLVVKTHPKLRKHPPEKRQCFFENERNLTYFRIYTQNNCLAECLTNYTLSRCGCVKFSMVRSEETRVCEPVACFRHAIQEFVTIENPYRRISGGKIPTVNAFDARKKCNCLPSCTSYQFDFEILQHSFNSSGNIDGVQAYVQHLRQQLEQFQSFFISSTTLSRDYLGTLSVFFKEPHFIAKARSEQYELTDLIANCGGLLGLFTGTSLLSLIEIVYFCSLRPLVKFIGWIGGIVDRHRKPSLSVAKTPATVEKVPCCSSPLTQ; encoded by the coding sequence ATGCCAATAGTGGTGAACTACGAGAACCAACAGATTTCGGTCACGGATTTTCCCTTTCCTGCGTTCACTATTTGTCATCCATGCCAAATTTTCAAACCCATacccatgaaaaagtttttggaacGTTGTGCTTTCAATGGTCCGTCCAGCTGCGAACATTTACTCCACTATGTAATGACGGATATGGGGCTTTGTGTAAGTTTCAACCTGCTTCAGAATCATCGGATCTTTCGGAATGGATCGTTTGGCGGTTTAAACGATTTAAACGCTAAGCATGTATCGCTACACGGCAGTTCCAATTCAACATTGTCCGATCTCGACGTTTGGTTCCCGGAAGAAGGGTACATCAGAAGTCAAACCAATGGCATGTTACCCCTTCGTGGGTTGGGCGCAGGAAAATACAGAGCATTCGACTTGATCTTAACTACTTACAAAGAAGATATGAGCTATGAATGCAAGAGTTCGCCTATCCGAGGACACAGCATTATTTTGCACTCCCCGGCGGATTATCCTTTTATGGTAAACTCGGTTGTGATTCCATTCGAACACGTTACCCAAATAGCTGCCAAACCTCTCGTCGTCAAGACTCACCCAAAATTACGCAAACATCCACCTGAGAAGCGCCAATGTTTTTTCGAGAATGAACGCAACCTCACATACTTTCGAATCTACACCCAGAACAACTGCCTGGCCGAATGCCTAACGAACTACACACTTTCCCGCTGCGGCTGTGTGAAATTCAGCATGGTGCGTTCCGAAGAAACGCGAGTTTGTGAACCTGTGGCATGCTTCCGGCATGCCATCCAGGAATTCGTGACAATTGAAAATCCATACCGAAGGATATCTGGAGGAAAAATACCTACAGTAAACGCCTTCGACGCCCGAAAAAAGTGTAACTGTTTGCCATCCTGCACTTCCTATCAGTTCGATTTTGAGATTCTGCAGCATAGTTTCAACAGCAGTGGGAACATCGACGGCGTGCAAGCGTATGTACAACATTTACGACAACAACTGGAACAATTTCAATCATTCTTCATTTCCTCAACCACTCTTTCCAGAGATTACTTGGGAACTCTCAGCGTTTTCTTCAAGGAACCACACTTCATTGCGAAGGCACGATCGGAACAGTACGAGTTAACGGACTTGATAGCCAACTGCGGAGGCCTCCTGGGACTGTTCACGGGCACCAGTTTGTTGAGTTTGATTGAAATTGTTTACTTTTGTTCTCTGAGGCCGTTGGTTAAATTTATTGGTTGGATAGGTGGAATCGTTGATAGACATCGTAAACCATCACTTAGTGTTGCAAAAACTCCAGCAACTGTAGAGAAAGTACCTTGTTGCAGTTCTCCATTGACCCAATGA
- the LOC115257021 gene encoding pickpocket protein 28-like, with protein MRNLKLKTHFLLNMHCIVKHRELIVIALSLSSGPGCQSFPYFYYFNLLIRALLTPINNQSYRTLYSHSLQLCLPLRPAIHFTTPKSSNKIMQIVEICYSGSKRPYVNYVEIRKQSLIYCESVPYSLPIQYQTAEKMRWFRKKSKSPSKTIFNEYCATSSVHGVRYFSDPERTVCEKFWWIVMFLVSVGGCVMLIGSTWQKWNLTPIVVNYENQPVSITEIPFPSITICPPGRISKPRYNFGKEANQIQQSEAYENASDHFLAAVQLCQHILKLSKLYSKDLPEKKNPLSYSLVVANISVPMEDYIGKCDFDERSQVIYYLQYVMTDMGLCVNFNMLREDRMLREESFPVSDPYMFLRGYPLRLGYDEDRSVREIDELLRRANQQIRNTTSNVTLAKDSRHARKRSGTRKRNDYDVWFPEEGYVKEYTKDIVPYRGLGVGKYAGCNLILTGRKNDLSNACEDSLNRGHKVLLHSPADYPQMINSVVIPFEHVTQIAVKPLVVKTSPKLRGYPPETRQCYFEDERYLKYFQIYTQNNCEIECLSNYTYERCKCVKFSMVRSEGMQVCETRNLGCLQQAMSEFIKVESSSSQKYANAVPELNALNFRAKCSCFPSCTSYQYDFEILKQSFTSGGNVEGVRA; from the exons atgagaaatttgaaattgaaaacaCATTTTTTACTCAATATGCATTGTATAGTGAAACATCGAGAGCTTATCGTTATCGCTCTAAGTCTGTCGTCAGGTCCTGGATGCCAGTcgtttccatatttttattacttTAATTTGTTAATTAGAGCTTTATTAACACCCATTAACAACCAATCTTATCGTACTTTGTATTCTCATAGCCTACAATTGTGTCTCCCGTTACGACCTGCCATCCATTTTACCACGCCCAAAAGTAGTAATAAAATAATGCAAATCGTCGAAATATGTTACTCAGGCAGTAAACGCCCATATGTAAATTACGTGGAAATTAGGAAACAAAGCCTTATTTATTGTGAATCAGTACCATACAGCTTACCCATTCAGTATCAAACCGCCGAAAAGATGCGTTGGTTTAGGAAGAAATCGAAATCGCCATCGAAAACAATATTCAACGAATATTGTGCCACCAGCTCGGTGCACGGAGTGCGTTACTTCAGCGATCCGGAGCGAACCGTGTGCGAAAAGTTTTGGTGGATAGTGATGTTTCTTGTGTCGGTGGGCGGCTGTGTCATGCTGATTGGGAGTACCTGGCAAAAGTGGAACCTAACGCCGATAGTGGTGAACTACGAAAACCAACCGGTTTCGATCACGGAAATTCCGTTCCCGTCGATTACCATCTGTCCACCGGGAAGGATATCCAAGCCGAGGTACAACTTCGGCAAGGAAGCTAATCAGATCCAGCAAAGCGAAGCATATGAAAATGC GTCGGACCACTTTCTGGCGGCAGTTCAGCTTTGCCAGCATATTCTCAAGCTGAGTAAACTCTATAGCAAGGATCTGCCGGAAAAGAAGAATCCATTAAGTTATTCGTTGGTAGTAGCGAATATTTCTGTCCCTATGGAAGACTACATAGGGAAATGCGATTTTGATGAAAGAAGTCAGGTGATATATTACCTCCAATACGTTATGACAGACATGGGTTTATGTGTCAATTTTAACATGCTCCGTGAGGATCGTATGTTACGAGAGGAATCATTTCCCGTGAGTGATCCATATATGTTCCTTCGCGGCTACCCCCTCCGTTTAGGTTATGACGAAGATAGAAGTGTTCGGGAAATAGATGAGCTTTTGCGGCGAGCTAACCAACAAATCCGAAACACCACTTCAAATGTAACATTGGCTAAAGATTCTCGACACGCTCGAAAAAGATCTGGTACTAGAAAACGTAACGATTATGATGTCTGGTTCCCCGAAGAAGGATACGTAAAAGAATATACGAAGGATATTGTACCCTATCGTGGATTGGGAGTTGGAAAGTACGCGGGATGCAACTTAATCTTAACTGGGCGCAAAAACGATTTGAGCAATGCATGTGAGGATTCGCTAAACCGAGGACACAAAGTACTGCTACATTCTCCGGCGGATTATCCACAAATGATAAACTCGGTCGTGATCCCATTTGAACACGTTACTCAGATTGCTGTCAAACCTCTCGTCGTCAAAACAAGCCCCAAGCTTCGTGGCTATCCACCTGAAACGCGTCAATGTTACTTCGAGGATGAACGCTATCTGAAGTACTTTCAAATCTACACCCAGAACAATTGCGAGATCGAGTGCCTATCGAACTACACATATGAGCGTTGCAAATGTGTGAAATTCAGCATGGTGCGTTCCGAAGGAATGCAGGTCTGCGAAACACGAAATCTTGGCTGCCTTCAGCAAGCCATGTCGGAGTTCATCAAAGTTGAGTCCTCGTCTAGCCAAAAGTATGCAAATGCTGTACCCGAACTAAATGCCCTAAATTTCCGGGCAAAATGTAGCTGCTTTCCATCCTGCACTTCGTATCAGTACGATTTTGAAATACTGAAACAAAGTTTCACGAGTGGAGGGAACGTCGAAGGTGTGAGAGCGTAA